One part of the Malus sylvestris chromosome 2, drMalSylv7.2, whole genome shotgun sequence genome encodes these proteins:
- the LOC126602939 gene encoding uncharacterized protein LOC126602939: METRVSQLESLFADFQKEFKDSRQEFQESRTEFRTAHELILQQLQVLSTRGSGLMGESSEGTHSDHNLPPGVNPQFVRQESIPSHRQPFIKIDFPRFGDGDDPLGWIYKAEHYFDFFGVEDFKKVKMASFHLDGEPLQWFQWANCIRTYPRWEDFTQALCQEFGPSEFDDSAESLVKLRQTGSLRDYILEFRRLANRTREVTPSLLRSCFIGGLKSELRHDVKILKPRDVLEATAYAQQLDAKLSELKVKSFPRSSVNSSFRPPLQNVADPVVGNNKFKHENVRRLTPDEVEYCRKHGLCFHCKEKFVRGHTCEKKQLLLIDVQYGSDNEASDIENLEPEITACALFGTPAPKSIKTMKVLGSIRNCPVVILIDSGSSHNFVDSVLVKKINGQLNTAHSFSVKIADGGQVKTTGSLGAVSLKIQDYQCTTDLYAMALGGCDVCLSVGDGGRHI, from the coding sequence ATGGAAACGAGAGTATCTCAGCTTGAGTCCCTATTTGCTGATTTCCAGAAGGAGTTCAAAGATTCCAGGCAGGAATTTCAAGAATCAAGAACAGAATTTCGAACTGCCCATGAGCTGATTTTGCAGCAATTGCAGGTGTTATCGACGAGAGGTAGTGGGTTGATGGGCGAATCGTCGGAAGGGACACATTCTGATCACAATTTACCGCCGGGAGTGAATCCTCAATTTGTCCGTCAGGAATCGATTCCGTCGCATCGACAACCATTTATCAAGATCGATTTTCCCAGATTTGGTGACGGTGATGACCCCTTGGGGTGGATCTACAAAGCAGAGCACTATTTTGATTTCTTCGGTGTTGAGGATTTCAAGAAAGTAAAGATGGCATCATTCCATTTGGATGGCGAACCTCTACAATGGTTCCAATGGGCTAATTGTATCCGGACATACCCTCGGTGGGAAGATTTCACACAAGCTCTTTGTCAAGAATTTGGTCCGTCGGAGTTCGACGATTCAGCAGAAAGCTTGGTTAAACTTCGCCAAACGGGATCTCTGCGTGATTACATCTTGGAGTTTCGAAGATTGGCGAATCGTACAAGGGAAGTTACCCCATCTCTCTTGCGATCTTGTTTCATTGGGGGTCTTAAATCGGAGCTGCGTCATGATGTCAAAATCCTGAAGCCCAGAGACGTTCTGGAGGCTACTGCTTATGCTCAACAGCTCGATGCCAAGTTGTCTGAATTAAAGGTCAAGTCTTTTCCTCGTTCATCTGTTAATTCTTCGTTTCGTCCTCCTTTACAGAATGTTGCTGATCCTGTTGTGGGAAATAACAAATTCAAACATGAAAATGTGAGGCGATTGACACCCGACGAGGTCGAATACTGTCGGAAACATGGTCTTTGCTTCCATTGTAAGGAAAAATTTGTTCGCGGCCACACTTGTGAGAAGAAACAACTTTTATTGATTGATGTTCAGTATGGTAGTGATAATGAAGCTTCTGACATTGAAAATTTGGAACCTGAGATTACAGCATGTGCCCTTTTTGGTACCCCAGCTCCTAAGTCAATTAAAACCATGAAGGTTCTTGGTAGTATTAGGAATTGTCCGGTGGTAATACTTATCGATTCTGGTAGTTCCCATAACTTCGTGGATTCTGTGTTGGTCAAGAAAATCAATGGACAATTGAATACAGCTCATTCTTTTAGTGTCAAGATTGCGGATGGGGGCCAAGTCAAGACTACAGGTTCTTTAGGGGCTGTTTCACTCAAGATTCAAGACTATCAGTGTACTACTGATTTGTATGCCATGGCCTTGGGAGGTTGTGAT